From the uncultured Trichococcus sp. genome, one window contains:
- a CDS encoding Gfo/Idh/MocA family oxidoreductase, with protein sequence MMKQLKYGIIGFGFMGQTHAETIQKLDHAQLVAVCDINEAQFEFAPAGVATYLSAAELLADPAIDTIIIAVPNQLHLEMVVKAARAHKDIICEKPLAMNAAEVEQMIQVTTEEAVRFTVHHQRRWDHDYRVVKAVYDQGLVGDVYTLKSALYGFNGNMHDWHIYPELGGGMLYDWGVHLIDQMLWMIPGKLKTIYADVRNVINENVDDYFNIQLYFDNGVNAQIELGTYFLNSSENWFERHWFVGGNQGSAKIDGFNPKGEITRTSELLGNVPGQITMTHAGPTRSFGPAPEGRILTEALPEVTVNHQMFFDNYYAYTQGTEDLVIQPAQILRLMQVVEAIRTSAKYHQSINFEY encoded by the coding sequence ATGATGAAACAACTGAAATACGGCATCATCGGTTTTGGCTTTATGGGCCAGACCCATGCCGAAACCATCCAAAAGCTTGATCATGCACAACTTGTTGCAGTTTGCGATATCAACGAGGCGCAGTTTGAATTTGCGCCAGCGGGCGTGGCAACCTACCTTTCAGCAGCTGAACTGTTGGCAGATCCGGCGATCGATACGATTATTATTGCAGTTCCGAATCAACTGCACTTGGAAATGGTCGTCAAGGCAGCGAGGGCGCATAAGGACATCATTTGTGAAAAACCGTTAGCCATGAATGCGGCTGAGGTAGAGCAAATGATTCAGGTGACGACGGAAGAAGCAGTGCGCTTTACCGTCCATCATCAACGGCGATGGGATCATGATTACCGCGTGGTGAAAGCCGTGTATGACCAAGGCCTGGTAGGTGACGTTTATACCCTCAAGAGTGCCCTGTATGGCTTTAACGGCAACATGCATGACTGGCACATCTATCCGGAATTGGGCGGCGGGATGCTATATGACTGGGGCGTTCATTTGATCGATCAAATGTTGTGGATGATTCCGGGGAAATTGAAAACGATTTATGCGGATGTCCGCAATGTCATCAACGAAAATGTCGACGACTATTTCAATATCCAACTGTACTTTGATAACGGGGTGAATGCCCAAATCGAATTGGGGACGTATTTCCTGAACAGTTCCGAAAATTGGTTTGAACGGCATTGGTTTGTTGGGGGAAATCAAGGAAGTGCAAAAATCGATGGCTTTAATCCGAAAGGTGAAATTACAAGAACTTCTGAATTATTGGGCAATGTTCCAGGGCAAATCACGATGACTCACGCAGGTCCGACCCGCAGCTTTGGTCCGGCACCGGAAGGACGCATTCTTACCGAGGCATTGCCTGAAGTGACGGTAAATCACCAAATGTTTTTCGATAATTACTATGCCTATACCCAAGGAACCGAGGACTTGGTGATCCAACCGGCTCAAATTTTACGCTTGATGCAAGTGGTGGAAGCCATCCGTACTTCTGCAAAATATCACCAGAGTATCAATTTTGAATATTAA
- a CDS encoding ester cyclase, whose protein sequence is MEITKQKVLDFYEAFFNQQQVMRADPLIAEDYIQHNSGVEQGRAGLVRAFQQKFASTEYFRLEVDRVVLEKDYAAVFLRSVDEQQQTKAHVVDLYRIADGQFVEHWDYFDRRK, encoded by the coding sequence ATGGAAATCACCAAACAGAAAGTTCTTGATTTTTACGAAGCGTTTTTCAATCAGCAGCAAGTAATGAGAGCCGACCCATTGATTGCGGAAGACTATATCCAGCACAATTCAGGGGTGGAACAAGGTCGTGCAGGCTTGGTGCGGGCTTTCCAGCAGAAGTTTGCTTCGACTGAATACTTTCGTTTGGAAGTGGATCGTGTCGTGTTGGAGAAAGATTATGCCGCTGTTTTTTTACGGAGTGTTGATGAGCAGCAGCAAACCAAAGCCCATGTTGTCGATCTTTATCGGATTGCGGACGGTCAATTCGTCGAACATTGGGATTATTTTGACAGGAGGAAATAG
- a CDS encoding TIM barrel protein: MSTIKLGATLFCYGTEYARYEFDFAECVKQAALAGATGYEIVGTQMIPGYPNVSKEFLGLVQELKAEYGIGPVGYGANNDKGLMHDRNLTDDEMLADTIIDLKTAHKLGCKVMRSQYMLSPEAFERLAPYAELYDIKVGIEIHNPESPLSPLMTRYLEVIKKTNSEHLGFVPDFGCFAIAPNKAHWIKALEAGVKEEHLQLAADMRYQGEPLEKAREKLMNMGAHPAINAALQGMYGFVQFKPKEELPRMLEELKEILPYSVELHGKFHYLGEDLVEPSIPYKEILAVVKDSDFEGYLICEYEDELYCGGAEFTKRQIMMEKQLLGML, from the coding sequence ATGAGCACAATAAAACTAGGCGCAACACTCTTTTGCTACGGAACAGAGTATGCCAGATACGAATTTGACTTTGCAGAGTGCGTGAAACAAGCTGCGCTCGCTGGTGCAACGGGATACGAGATTGTGGGCACACAAATGATCCCCGGCTATCCGAATGTCAGCAAGGAATTTCTGGGCTTGGTGCAGGAGTTGAAAGCTGAATACGGAATCGGACCGGTTGGTTATGGCGCAAATAATGACAAAGGTCTGATGCATGACCGCAATCTGACGGACGACGAAATGCTGGCGGATACGATTATTGATCTAAAAACAGCCCACAAATTAGGTTGTAAGGTGATGCGCTCGCAATACATGCTTTCTCCCGAAGCATTTGAACGCTTGGCTCCGTACGCTGAACTATACGATATCAAAGTCGGAATCGAGATCCATAATCCGGAATCTCCGCTGTCTCCTTTGATGACACGTTATCTGGAGGTCATCAAGAAAACAAATTCGGAACATCTTGGCTTTGTTCCCGATTTTGGCTGCTTTGCGATTGCTCCCAACAAGGCACATTGGATCAAAGCATTGGAAGCGGGCGTCAAGGAAGAACATTTGCAGCTGGCTGCCGATATGCGATACCAAGGCGAGCCGTTAGAGAAAGCGCGAGAAAAATTGATGAACATGGGCGCACATCCTGCCATAAACGCTGCCTTGCAAGGTATGTACGGATTTGTTCAATTCAAGCCGAAAGAAGAGCTGCCAAGAATGCTCGAGGAGCTCAAAGAGATTTTGCCATACAGTGTCGAGCTGCATGGGAAATTCCATTACTTGGGAGAAGATTTGGTCGAGCCGAGTATTCCGTACAAGGAAATTCTGGCTGTCGTGAAAGATTCTGATTTCGAAGGCTACCTGATCTGTGAGTACGAGGACGAGCTTTATTGCGGCGGTGCGGAGTTCACCAAACGTCAAATCATGATGGAAAAGCAATTACTGGGAATGCTGTAG